The proteins below come from a single Dendropsophus ebraccatus isolate aDenEbr1 chromosome 15, aDenEbr1.pat, whole genome shotgun sequence genomic window:
- the DSTN gene encoding destrin, which translates to MASGVRVDDSVVNLFQDMKCTNPRKTNKKVVFFGFSKNEDSIVVDPGREILIDDASNFFPRLKALLPLNKCCYVLMDINYFNGETDKDELIFIMWAPEDAPVKQKLLFASSKTYLSKILQGVYKSWEIHSLDDFTVEALADKLAGRKCKSVEGYRV; encoded by the exons ATG GCATCAGGTGTCCGAGTTGATGATTCCGTCGTCAATTTGTTCCAAGACATGAAGTGCACAAACCCTAGGAAGACCAATAAGAAAGTAGTTTTCTTTGGCTTCAGCAAGAATGAGGATTCCATCGTTGTGGACCCAGGGAGAGAAATTTTAATAGACGATGCGTCTAATTTTTTCCCACGTTTGAAAGCACTGCTTCCTCTTAACAAATGTTGCTACGTCTTAATGGATATTAACTATTTCAATGGAGAAACAGATAAAGACGAATTGATTTTCATTATGTG GGCTCCAGAAGATGCACCTGTCAAACAAAAGCTCCTGTTTGCAAGCTCAAAAACCTATTTAAGTAAAATACTTCAAG GAGTCTACAAAAGTTGGGAGATTCACAGTCTAGATGACTTCACCGTTGAAGCGCTGGCGGACAAACTTGCAGGTCGCAAGTGTAAATCTGTGGAAGGATACCGTGTATAG